The genomic stretch AGACCTCGAGATTATTCCGAGACAGCGCGTGGAATATGAAAACATTGTTCTTGAGGAGATGGATATAAATGCTGTTCTTTCGCGACGACCTTCCGTTATCCTCATTGACGAACTGGCGCACACAAATGCCCCTGATAGCCGTCACCCCAAACGATATCAGGATGTTGAGGAACTGCTTGATAGTGGAATTGATGTGTATACCACGGTGAATATACAACATGTTGAAAGCCAGATGGACGTGGTAGCAAAAATCACAGGTGTCAGGGTACAGGAAACAATCCCCGATAGTCTTTTGGATATGGCCGACGAAGTTCAGGTTATTGATATCCCTCTGGAAGAGCTCTTCCAGAGGTTAAAGGAAGGTAAAGTATATATCCCTGAAAAGGCAAAGCAGGCCATGCAGAGCTTTTTCCAGCGTGGTAATCTCGTTGCATTACGCGAGCTCACCCTCACGCTTGTTGCCCGAAAGATGGATACAGAACTTTTAAACTACATGAAGGCAAAGGCCATATCAGGACCATGGCCGGCAGGAGAAAGGGTAATGGTATGCATAGCGCCCAATCCCTATGCACCACAATTGCTCCGCCGTGCGTATAAAATCGCAAAAGATGCTCATGCGGAATGGTATGCAGTCTATGTTTCAGCTCCTACCCTGAAAGACCTTTCGGACATAGAGAAAGGTCACCTGACTGCAGCATTGAACCTGGCGGAAGAGCTTGGCGGGAAGGTTCTAACCCTTATGGGCACAAACATTGGAGAAGAAATCCTTCGTTTTGCCCGTGAAAACAATGTTACCAGAATTGTTATCGGCAAACCTCAGCGACCAACATTGTTCAGATTCCTGAAAAGCTCGCCGGTCAATTGTTTGTTGCACGCTCAGGCAGATTTTGATCTGCAGCTTGTAACCCCTTCAAGAGAAAAAAAGGATAGCGAAGAAAAACCGGCTTCACAAAAATTTACGTTTTCTCCAAGGGACTATGGAATGGCTCTTGCCATGGTTGCCGCTGTCACGGTCCTGAACTTCCTTTTAGAGGAATTTATTCATCCGAGATCGCTCGTTTTCATCTATCTCATAGCAACTATTGCCAGCGCCCTTTTTTTTGGAACAATTCCTTCCATATTCGCATCGGTCATAAGTCTGCTCGCTTTTGATTTTTTCCTTGTCGAACCCCGCTTCAGCTTTACGATGAACCACACATACGATATTGTGAACACCATCATGTTTCTCTTTACGTCAATAGTTGTGGGACAACTTGTGAAGACAACGAAGCAGCAAAACCTTGCACTGCACCTCCGGCTTCAACGGGTTTCGCTCATCGAAGAGATGAGCAAGGAATTCTTGATGCTTCCCCCTGTTGAGCAACTGGTCGGGGGATTCATCCAGCACCCTGATGAATGGAAGGGAATTATGCCTCTGCTGCGCACAACGGTACTTGATGATATCAGCCAGATTATGACTAAGTACATAGCAAACATTATCGATGTGCCATCTTTTATACTTTTCAAAGGGAATAGCGGAAGACTCCAAATATGGGCACGGAGCAAACCGGAAACAAACCTCGATACCCATGAGATGGCCGTCGCCGAATGGACCTATGACCATGGAGACACAGCAGGAGCAGGCACACAAACGCTTTCAAATGTGAAGGTCTTTTTCATGCCCATGAAAGCCCTCGAAGAAACCGTGGGGGTCATCGGTATTCAATATGAATTCAGAAACCTCCTGCTCGACCAGCGTCGTCTCCTGAACGCCATATCTAACCTGTCATCCCTCGCTGTAGCCAGGTGGGTAAGCGCCGGATCGTAATATCAAGGGAATATCGACGCGATAATTCACATCTTCAACCTCGATCCAGAATATTTGATAGCAAATGCCGGATACTCGACACCGAATTATTTTCCTATCACCATGACAGCGCATTTCGCCTTCTTTATCACCTTTCCTGCCATACCCTCCCTAAGAAAGGGCAACGACTTCGTTGTGTCTTGTGAGGCAATGACAATCAAATCAATCTCTCTTTCTGCCTGCATCTTCAGAATTTCTTCATAATGGACCCCCTTCCTGATGTCCGGGATAATTTCCACCGATTCTGCGTCAGGGAATTTATCAATCTGTGCTTGCGTTCTTTCTTTTTCATCTGTAGTCTGCCGAGCCTTTGTAACGTATAAAAGATAGATGCTGGAGCTCTGTTGTTTTGCAATCTCTAACGCTGCCCGCAATGCCATGTCGGAATATTCTGAAAAATCCGTTGGAACAAGAATTTTCTTTAAACCGTTTTTATTAATTGCCCCGCTGGTCCATACCCCGTTGCTTGCCGCGGGGTAGTTCGTTTCTGGTTTAACAAGTTCATTCTGCATATTCATCTTTTTTCATCCCCTTTTGTTAGGTTTCGATTCTCCTGACTGGATCCGCCGCCGGCTTAGTTCATCGAGGGCGAGATTGAGCCGAAGCACATTGATTCTCTTCTCGCCGAGGAAACCAAAAAGTGGCATTTCAATGAACCTTTCCACCAGAACCTGCACATCCGGTTCAGGCACCCCCCGGGCCTTTGCCACGCGTTTGACCTGTATCATTGCCGCCTCAACGCTGATATGAGGGTCAAGCCCGCTTGCCGAGGCAAGAACCAGATCAGCCGGAACAGATGCCGTGCGCTCAAGTCCGTTATCCTTCCGAACCGTCTCAACGCGCCTGCCAACTTCTTCAAGGAATTTTGCATTGGATGGCCCGAAATTACTGCCGCCGGAGTTGCCGGCATCATACGCCTTTTCGATGGCCGATGGTCTCCCACGAAAATAGCGGGGACTTGAAAAATTTTGTCCTATTATTGCTGAGCCAATGATTGTGTCACCCGTCATCAAAAGGCTTCCCCGCGCCTGACGCGGGAACCCCGCTTTTGCCAGGCCGGTAACAACGAGTGGATACAGTGCTCCTGTTAAAAGTGACATGACGATCAAGACAAGCAGAGAACGTACCAGTTCTTTCATTTTTTCCTCCTAAGAAAACCGAAAAAACACAATCACAAGGTCGATCAATTTGATCCCGATAAATGGCAAAATCAGCCCGCCGATACCGTAGATCACAAGGTTTCGTCCCAGAAGCGCCATGGCGGTCATGGGACGATATTTGATACCCTTCAGCGACAGCGGGATGAGAAGCGGGATGATGATGGCGTTGAATATTATTGCCGAAAGGATGGCGCTTTGAGGCGTAGCGAGCCGCATTATGTTCAAAATACCTAACACTGGAAAGAATGGTACAAAGATGGCAGGGATAATGGCAAAATACTTCGCCACGTCGTTGGCAACGCTGAACGTAGTTAGGGCGCCGCGGGTCATGAGAATCTGTTTCCCGATCTCAACAATATCGAGAAGCTTTGTGGGATTTGAATCGAGATCCACCATATTTGCCGCCTCCCGGGATGCCTGAGTCCCTGCGTTCATTGCGACAGCAACATCTGCCTGTGCCAAGGCCGGTGCATCGTTTGTCCCGTCGCCGATCATCGCAACTAAGTTACCTTCTGCCTGGTATTTTCGTATGAGCTTCAGTTTTTCTTCAGGGCGTGCCTGGGCGACAAAGTCATCTATCCCTGCCTCTGCAGCGATAGCGGCAGCAGTGAGGGGATTGTCGCCAGTTATCATGATGGAGCGTATCCCCAGGAGGTGCAGTTGGTTCAGCCGCTCCTTTATGCCTTCTTTGAGGACATCTTTCAGGTAAACAACTCCAAGGGCCCTGCCGGAATCTGCGACAACAAGGGGAGTTCCTCCCTCCCGTCCAACCCTGTCAACGGCCATAGATACGCTCTCATGCATTATTCCCCCGCTCTCCTGGACAAATTTTGCAACGGCATCTGAGGCGCCTTTGCGGATTTCCCGCCCATCCAACGAAATGCCGCTCATGCGAAGTTCAGGGGTGAAGGGGACAAACCTGGCTTCAAGTGAAGGCTTGATATCACGTCCATGTATGTCCAGGCGAGACTTGGCCAGTGCAACGATGCTCCTACCTTCAGGTGTCTCGTCTGCAAGTGATGCAAGGAGTGCCGCCTGTATGAGTTCTTCATCTTTGACCCCGGAAGCTGGGATAAACTCCGTTGCCATACGGTTACCCAATGTGATTGTGCCGGTCTTGTCGAGCAACACTATGTTCACATCGCCCGCT from Pseudomonadota bacterium encodes the following:
- a CDS encoding universal stress protein, with translation MNMQNELVKPETNYPAASNGVWTSGAINKNGLKKILVPTDFSEYSDMALRAALEIAKQQSSSIYLLYVTKARQTTDEKERTQAQIDKFPDAESVEIIPDIRKGVHYEEILKMQAEREIDLIVIASQDTTKSLPFLREGMAGKVIKKAKCAVMVIGK
- the kdpC gene encoding potassium-transporting ATPase subunit KdpC produces the protein MKELVRSLLVLIVMSLLTGALYPLVVTGLAKAGFPRQARGSLLMTGDTIIGSAIIGQNFSSPRYFRGRPSAIEKAYDAGNSGGSNFGPSNAKFLEEVGRRVETVRKDNGLERTASVPADLVLASASGLDPHISVEAAMIQVKRVAKARGVPEPDVQVLVERFIEMPLFGFLGEKRINVLRLNLALDELSRRRIQSGESKPNKRG
- the kdpB gene encoding potassium-transporting ATPase subunit KdpB, translating into DPRLLWHNPVMFVVEIVSVITTWISISNLIYGGPFLFNAHISVWLWFTVLFANFAEALAEGRGKAQAETLRRAQSEAYAKRLTPDGRTETIPALALRKDDMIVVDDSDPIPGDGEITEGVALVDESAVTGESAPVIREAKGDRTGVTGGTRVLSGHIVVRITANPGETFLDHMISMVESAKRQKTPNERALEILLVGLTVLFIVVVGTLAPFAAYTSVTITIPVLVALLVCLIPTTIGGLLPAIGIAGMDRLIQRNVIALSGRAVEAAGDVNIVLLDKTGTITLGNRMATEFIPASGVKDEELIQAALLASLADETPEGRSIVALAKSRLDIHGRDIKPSLEARFVPFTPELRMSGISLDGREIRKGASDAVAKFVQESGGIMHESVSMAVDRVGREGGTPLVVADSGRALGVVYLKDVLKEGIKERLNQLHLLGIRSIMITGDNPLTAAAIAAEAGIDDFVAQARPEEKLKLIRKYQAEGNLVAMIGDGTNDAPALAQADVAVAMNAGTQASREAANMVDLDSNPTKLLDIVEIGKQILMTRGALTTFSVANDVAKYFAIIPAIFVPFFPVLGILNIMRLATPQSAILSAIIFNAIIIPLLIPLSLKGIKYRPMTAMALLGRNLVIYGIGGLILPFIGIKLIDLVIVFFRFS
- a CDS encoding DUF4118 domain-containing protein codes for the protein MPDIIRPDPDALLKEIQREGTKRGRLKIFLGYAPGVGKTYTMLQEAHVLKKRGEDVVVGIVETHKRLETVALLEDLEIIPRQRVEYENIVLEEMDINAVLSRRPSVILIDELAHTNAPDSRHPKRYQDVEELLDSGIDVYTTVNIQHVESQMDVVAKITGVRVQETIPDSLLDMADEVQVIDIPLEELFQRLKEGKVYIPEKAKQAMQSFFQRGNLVALRELTLTLVARKMDTELLNYMKAKAISGPWPAGERVMVCIAPNPYAPQLLRRAYKIAKDAHAEWYAVYVSAPTLKDLSDIEKGHLTAALNLAEELGGKVLTLMGTNIGEEILRFARENNVTRIVIGKPQRPTLFRFLKSSPVNCLLHAQADFDLQLVTPSREKKDSEEKPASQKFTFSPRDYGMALAMVAAVTVLNFLLEEFIHPRSLVFIYLIATIASALFFGTIPSIFASVISLLAFDFFLVEPRFSFTMNHTYDIVNTIMFLFTSIVVGQLVKTTKQQNLALHLRLQRVSLIEEMSKEFLMLPPVEQLVGGFIQHPDEWKGIMPLLRTTVLDDISQIMTKYIANIIDVPSFILFKGNSGRLQIWARSKPETNLDTHEMAVAEWTYDHGDTAGAGTQTLSNVKVFFMPMKALEETVGVIGIQYEFRNLLLDQRRLLNAISNLSSLAVARWVSAGS